The following proteins are encoded in a genomic region of Sulfurovum indicum:
- a CDS encoding GumC family protein, with protein sequence METETPKRIKENFFLIEPLRIVAALREKLLYILVTVILFAALGAYIAIKKESKSWSATSKIIRYSKQISQSSDVPYQFQNFNYETALETIRTRSNLIELIRRLDLNGTTPEELYSQFEIKRGRNSDIIEIIFTSPDQKLAAKGANTLSQIFIDNFYRVQNAAIERIYEYYNQNKIKKEQEFYKTKEAMNAFLKEHNLTSLESEISINYTLLNKLEQKKLQIQTDITAYKTSIKAIEDSLHGIPEEVKLRYAIRSANKKTLELKEKELQRLKEVYTDEHPKVQMLESELRQIRKTIKENKTAEPDEVTYGTNPIKSELRVVLGKTKIEYTTALNIQKALKGQIEGVKQKLEYLTTLNKEFLKLKRAKDEAHSQLDLISKRLYDLKISIGSSKEDFKLFEPAKVPKFPKPSYKKVIVILFAFLGGFLSVLIITVRELLHNGIKTKFDLETRFGITDVVQLPKEKLLSSESRQVFSFLANNIINKDTDRPHIITVGADTTPKHPGHITDMLMEHLIYQKHKVLHISASYVPCTKNGINEIDLISPLEPQTFKPHKEKTNVYALCWYLKDNYSIFIPNKEHIEKVFKALREFDYDYIIIDLPSYYDAKHLVPMFVEQADTFLLCTEFKTSKRKVIHEFLLQLKEESLDKIKGVISETRKYYIY encoded by the coding sequence GTGGAAACAGAAACGCCTAAACGTATCAAAGAGAATTTTTTTCTTATAGAGCCGCTGCGTATTGTTGCGGCACTGCGTGAAAAGCTGTTATATATCCTGGTCACTGTCATCCTGTTTGCTGCCCTTGGTGCCTATATCGCCATCAAAAAAGAGTCCAAATCATGGAGTGCCACAAGCAAGATCATACGTTACAGCAAACAGATATCCCAGTCAAGCGATGTCCCCTACCAGTTTCAGAACTTTAACTACGAAACGGCTTTAGAGACTATACGTACACGCTCCAACCTGATCGAACTCATTCGAAGACTTGATCTCAACGGTACTACTCCCGAAGAGCTCTATTCACAGTTTGAGATCAAACGGGGGAGGAACTCCGATATCATCGAGATCATCTTTACCAGTCCCGATCAAAAGCTGGCTGCCAAGGGAGCGAATACCTTAAGCCAGATCTTCATTGACAACTTCTACAGGGTGCAAAATGCTGCGATCGAACGTATCTATGAATACTATAACCAGAACAAAATCAAAAAAGAGCAGGAGTTCTATAAAACAAAAGAGGCCATGAATGCTTTTCTGAAAGAACACAATCTCACCTCTTTGGAAAGTGAAATATCCATTAACTATACTCTTTTAAACAAACTGGAACAAAAAAAACTGCAGATCCAGACCGACATTACCGCATATAAGACTTCCATTAAAGCCATTGAAGACTCGCTTCATGGTATTCCGGAGGAAGTAAAACTCCGCTATGCGATCCGTTCAGCCAACAAAAAAACGCTGGAGCTTAAAGAAAAAGAGCTGCAAAGGCTTAAAGAGGTCTACACGGATGAACATCCAAAGGTCCAGATGCTTGAAAGTGAGCTTAGGCAGATAAGGAAGACCATTAAAGAAAACAAGACTGCCGAACCCGATGAAGTGACCTACGGAACAAATCCGATAAAAAGCGAACTGCGTGTAGTACTTGGAAAAACAAAAATCGAATATACCACGGCACTGAACATACAAAAAGCACTGAAAGGACAGATCGAAGGTGTCAAACAAAAGCTGGAATACCTGACAACACTGAATAAAGAGTTCCTGAAACTCAAAAGAGCCAAAGATGAAGCGCATTCACAGCTTGATCTGATCTCAAAGCGTCTGTACGATCTTAAGATCTCTATAGGGTCAAGCAAGGAGGACTTTAAACTTTTCGAGCCTGCAAAGGTTCCGAAGTTCCCTAAACCAAGCTACAAAAAGGTTATCGTGATCCTTTTCGCTTTTCTTGGGGGATTCCTTTCTGTTCTTATCATTACTGTAAGAGAGCTTTTACACAACGGAATAAAAACAAAATTTGACCTTGAAACAAGGTTCGGTATCACAGACGTGGTTCAACTGCCAAAAGAAAAGCTCCTCTCAAGTGAAAGTAGACAGGTGTTTTCATTTTTGGCGAACAATATCATCAACAAAGATACAGACCGTCCGCACATCATCACAGTCGGAGCAGATACTACACCAAAACATCCAGGGCATATTACCGATATGCTTATGGAACACCTTATCTATCAAAAACATAAAGTGCTCCATATCTCCGCCTCCTATGTCCCTTGTACAAAGAACGGCATCAATGAAATAGACCTTATCTCTCCACTGGAGCCCCAGACCTTCAAACCGCACAAGGAAAAAACAAACGTATATGCCTTATGCTGGTATCTTAAGGACAACTATTCCATATTCATTCCGAACAAAGAGCATATTGAGAAGGTCTTTAAAGCATTAAGAGAGTTTGATTATGACTACATCATTATCGACCTGCCTTCATATTATGACGCCAAGCACCTTGTCCCTATGTTCGTTGAACAGGCAGATACCTTTTTGCTCTGTACGGAGTTTAAGACCTCAAAACGAAAAGTGATCCATGAGTTCCTGCTCCAGCTTAAAGAGGAGAGTCTTGATAAAATAAAAGGAGTGATAAGTGAAACCCGCAAATATTATATTTATTAG
- a CDS encoding alkaline phosphatase family protein → MKKLALYVFIDAFGYEIYKQHPYFLKDIATDAKPLQSVLGFTNTCLPSILSGKYPQEHGQASLFYYSDHSPFKWMKVLSFLPSFFDRFRVRNILSRALKKAYGYTGYFQLYSIPFDKLGYFDFTEKRDYFVPGAPFDTIFDYCVQNSIPYHASDWREPEERNLQAVTESIEEGDTAFAWLYLPSLDGILHKYGTQSPKVEEKIRWLDREIRNVYDKARKKYDDVALYVFSDHGMEDVTEGYDLIADIDALGLEYGKDYIAMYDSSMARFWFKNNKAREMITRKLHEIDNGSILDEEELRRLKTFFEDGKFGDLFFMMNPGIMINPSYFGKDLIAGMHGYHPDTPSSKALLISNKKIGEEITSITDIRKTMEKELAQ, encoded by the coding sequence ATGAAAAAACTTGCACTATATGTATTCATTGATGCATTCGGATACGAGATCTACAAACAGCACCCCTACTTTCTGAAAGATATCGCGACAGATGCAAAACCGCTGCAGTCAGTACTGGGATTTACCAATACCTGCCTGCCCTCTATCCTCTCAGGAAAATATCCGCAGGAACATGGCCAGGCCTCACTTTTTTACTACTCAGACCATTCTCCGTTCAAGTGGATGAAGGTACTTTCTTTCCTTCCCTCCTTCTTTGACCGTTTCAGAGTAAGGAACATATTAAGCAGAGCACTTAAAAAAGCTTACGGATATACAGGCTATTTCCAGCTCTATTCCATTCCGTTCGACAAACTCGGCTATTTTGACTTTACGGAAAAGAGAGACTACTTCGTACCGGGTGCACCTTTTGATACGATCTTTGACTACTGTGTACAGAACAGTATCCCCTACCATGCTTCAGACTGGAGGGAACCTGAAGAGCGAAACCTTCAGGCAGTTACCGAAAGTATAGAAGAGGGTGATACAGCATTTGCATGGCTTTACCTTCCAAGTCTTGACGGAATACTGCACAAATATGGTACGCAAAGCCCAAAGGTAGAAGAGAAGATCCGCTGGCTTGATCGGGAGATCCGAAATGTCTATGACAAAGCCAGAAAGAAGTATGATGATGTAGCACTCTATGTCTTCAGTGACCACGGTATGGAAGATGTAACAGAGGGATATGACCTGATTGCCGATATCGACGCACTCGGCCTTGAATACGGCAAAGACTATATTGCGATGTACGACTCAAGTATGGCACGTTTCTGGTTTAAAAATAACAAGGCACGAGAGATGATCACACGTAAACTTCACGAGATCGACAACGGCTCCATCCTGGACGAAGAAGAGCTCAGAAGGCTCAAAACCTTTTTCGAGGACGGAAAGTTCGGTGATCTTTTCTTTATGATGAATCCGGGCATTATGATCAATCCCAGTTACTTCGGTAAAGACCTGATCGCAGGTATGCACGGCTACCATCCGGATACTCCCTCCTCCAAGGCTCTTCTGATAAGCAACAAGAAGATCGGTGAAGAGATCACAAGCATCACCGATATTCGAAAAACCATGGAAAAGGAACTTGCTCAATAG